The following DNA comes from Mycobacteroides immunogenum.
ATCCTCGCGGGTGAGCAAGACGAGCGCCCTCGCTCACTGCCTGTGGGCCAAATCCATGCCATCCCCGTCGAACAGGTGGTCGAGTGGACGGCATGGTGGGACGGGTTGAGTGAGTCCGACCGGCACGACACCCCTTGGTACGTCGTGTGTCATCGACACAAGGTCGCTGGTGAGCGCGAGGTGTCGTGCGGGTGCGGAAATCCCAGTGGACAAGGGGATTCCCGGTAACATCCGTCGCATGGCGAAGTCCCCTGTCCCGTACTTCGGCGGAAAGAGCTGGCTGGCCCCGCGCCTGGCGGGCGTGTTACCCCCGCACAAACACTACGTCGAAGTGTGCGGGGGCTCCTTGGCTGTGCTGCTGGCCAAGAAGCCGAGCAGACAGGAAACAGTCAACGACCTGGATAACCACCTGATGACGTTTTGGCGGGTGTTGCGGGACAGGCCCGACGACCTGGAACGGGCCTGTTCCCTGACCCCGCACAGTAGAGCTGAAAGGGCACTAGCGCAAGAGATTTCGAGTGAGCTGGATGAACTGGAAGTCGCGCGGCGGGTGTTCGTGGCGTTAACACAGGGGAGGTCGGGGAGTCTCACTCGCACGGGTTGGCGGCACGACCTGCGGCCCGTGAGCACCCCGATGCCCGTCGTGTTGCAAAGGTATGCGGGGCGAATAGCGCAGGCAGCCAAGCGGATTCAAAAAGTCAGTCTGGAGTGTCGTCCTGCCGTCGAGCTGGTCGAGGCGTACGGGGCCGTTAGAGAGAACCTGCTCTATGTGGACCCGCCGTACATCGTGGACAAGGGCATCAGGAGGGGCGGGGAGTATCGGGTGGAGATGCGGAGTGTGGGGGCTCACCAGGAACTCGCGGAGGCGTGCGTCGGGGCTGATGCGGCGGTGGTGGTGTCGGGATATGCCTCGGAGCTGTGGGACGGGATGCTCGACGGGTGGTACAGGTACGAGATTCCCATGCTGACCTCGCAAGGGTCGGGGGACGGTCGGCGGACAGAAATCGTGTGGAGCAATCGGGTGTTGGAGGGTCTGGAATACGACGGGGAATTTCCGTTACAGGATGGGCCTAGTGTTACGGAAACGCAGCACCGTTGTGTGGGGTGCTCGGCGGTGTTGCGGCACCCGAAACGAGGCCGTCGTCGGCGCTGGTGTTCCGAGGCGTGCAGGGTCGCCGGCTGGCGTGCACGGCGTGATGCCGAGGGTGCGTCGGTCGAGGGCGGCGAGGCTGCGGGATGAAGCGGCGGGCTGCCTGATCTACTTGGGTGATGGATGTGACCAGGTATCGGACGTTTGTGGCTGACCCGCCCTGGCGGTACCAGAACACCAGCTCGCGAGGTGCCGCTGAGAACCACTACGACACCATGTCCCTCGACGACATTCGTGCGCTCACGGTGGTGGCGGACAGCGCCGCCGATGACGCTCATCTCTACTTGTGGTCTACCTCGCCGCACCTTCCCGAAGCGTTCTCAGTGATGAAAGCGTGGGGATTTGAGTACCGCACCCAGCTCATGTGGATGAAACCCCAGATGGGCATGGGCAACTACTTCCGTGTGGGCACGGAGATCGTGTTGTTCGGCACCCGAGGGGATGCCGAGGTGCCTGTTGAGTTGGGCGACGAGCAGGAGGGTGCGGGGTTCATCTCGCCACGGCGTAAGCACTCGCAAAAGCCGTCTGAGTTCCCCGAAATGGTGATGGACCTGAGCCCTGGTCCCTACATGGAGCTGTTCTCCCGCTGCAATCGAACGCGGGACATCGACGCCGAATGCAGCTGCACGAAATGCCGCTTCGGATGGGCCGTGTGGGGAAACCAGTCCTAGAGAGGGGTGTTATTACGGAGAAGTCGTGCTCGGCGGCGTGCAGGTCTGCGGCCTGACGAGATCAGCGGGTGGGTTGATGTGCGTTCTATCCGTCGAGCAGGGTGGGGATGAGGCTATGGACTTGCTCGGTGTAGTGGTTTTGGGTGTCTTCGAACGCTGTGACCATGCGTGCAATGCGCTCGCGGTAGACGCTGGCGCGCTCGGCGCGGACGGTCTTCTCGGCCTCACGCTGCACAAGCAATTCGGAGTCGGCGTCGCCCTCTAGTGGTGTCCAGGTGTGGGTGTCGGTGATTTCCCAGTCGTTGGCGACCGTGAAGCCTTCCGATTGCAGACGAGCCAGGAGTTTGACCATCGCCTCGCGGCGAGGTCCCACGATGTCGGACCATTCGGTGATGAGGACATCCAGTGCCGAGAGGGTGTCTACCAGCGCCGAGAGGGCCTGCACCACAACGGGCATCTCGACGATAAGTCGAGGGTTCACGGCTTCTTCTTCGGGATATCGGTCGGCGATGACTTGTGCGCGACGGGTCAGCTCGTTGAGCACCTCGTGCACCGCGACCCCGACTTCTCCTGCGTGGTGACTTAACTCGGCTGCCATGTCGCGGCGTGCGCGCAGCAGGGCCAACAGCTCGTGCGGCGAACCTTCCACGGTGTCAGTTTTCCATAGCGGACAGGTGGTTGTGGGACTGAATACCGCTGCGCGGATGTGGCGACCAGCACCGAATCGAGATATTGATG
Coding sequences within:
- a CDS encoding DNA adenine methylase; this encodes MAKSPVPYFGGKSWLAPRLAGVLPPHKHYVEVCGGSLAVLLAKKPSRQETVNDLDNHLMTFWRVLRDRPDDLERACSLTPHSRAERALAQEISSELDELEVARRVFVALTQGRSGSLTRTGWRHDLRPVSTPMPVVLQRYAGRIAQAAKRIQKVSLECRPAVELVEAYGAVRENLLYVDPPYIVDKGIRRGGEYRVEMRSVGAHQELAEACVGADAAVVVSGYASELWDGMLDGWYRYEIPMLTSQGSGDGRRTEIVWSNRVLEGLEYDGEFPLQDGPSVTETQHRCVGCSAVLRHPKRGRRRRWCSEACRVAGWRARRDAEGASVEGGEAAG
- a CDS encoding MT-A70 family methyltransferase, producing the protein MTRYRTFVADPPWRYQNTSSRGAAENHYDTMSLDDIRALTVVADSAADDAHLYLWSTSPHLPEAFSVMKAWGFEYRTQLMWMKPQMGMGNYFRVGTEIVLFGTRGDAEVPVELGDEQEGAGFISPRRKHSQKPSEFPEMVMDLSPGPYMELFSRCNRTRDIDAECSCTKCRFGWAVWGNQS